The following are encoded together in the Oncorhynchus nerka isolate Pitt River linkage group LG23, Oner_Uvic_2.0, whole genome shotgun sequence genome:
- the nog2 gene encoding noggin-2 yields the protein MGFSQTLLVYVLVSIHLGVSQHYLRLRPSPSEHLPVPDLKEDPDPEYDPREQDLAERTLRKKLGSNFDPNFMSISSPMLVNLSVQETQMKLQGPMPNEVKKLDLSETPYGKRVKVGKKARRKFLQWLWTYTHCPVVYTWKDLGLRFWPRYIKEGNCFNERSCSFPEGMFCKPVKSITKTFLRWYCQGFLRQKYCTWIPVQYPIISECKCSC from the coding sequence ATGGGCTTCTCACAGACGCTACTCGTTTATGTACTTGTGTCCATTCACCTTGGAGTTTCTCAACATTATCTACGCCTGCGCCCCTCGCCCAGCGAGCACCTTCCGGTGCCAGACCTCAAGGAGGACCCAGACCCGGAATACGACCCCCGGGAACAGGACTTGGCCGAGAGGACTCTGCGGAAAAAGCTCGGCAGCAACTTTGATCCCAATTTCATGTCAATCAGCTCGCCCATGCTGGTGAACCTCTCCGTGCAAGAAACCCAGATGAAACTTCAAGGACCCATGCCCAACGAGGTTAAAAAGCTGGATCTCTCGGAGACCCCCTACGGGAAGCGGGTAAAAGTGGGCAAGAAAGCCCGCAGGAAATTTCTGCAGTGGCTGTGGACATATACGCACTGTCCGGTGGTGTATACCTGGAAAGATTTGGGCTTGAGGTTCTGGCCACGCTACATCAAGGAGGGAAACTGCTTCAATGAGCGCTCTTGTTCCTTCCCCGAGGGGATGTTTTGCAAACCTGTCAAGTCAATCACCAAGACTTTCCTCCGGTGGTATTGTCAAGGGTTTTTAAGACAGAAATATTGTACGTGGATACCGGTGCAATACCCAATCATCTCGGAGTGCAAGTGCTCTTGCTGA